A section of the Deltaproteobacteria bacterium genome encodes:
- a CDS encoding coenzyme F420-0:L-glutamate ligase, producing MQISSIRTPIVRQGDSLSAVICSALSEDQRGLSQSLNGKVLAVTSKIVSVCENQIVRRQDVTKTELIRREADRDLGEIGYGSRLTVKENLFLASAGIDESNSETDDFICLPENPTASAHRLWDSVTEHFQLDSFGIIITDSRTSPLRLGTTGVSLSHWGFNGLKDRIGQPDLFGRTLQLTKVNLVDAMAAAAVLIMGEGDEQTPMALISSLPKGFVTFHDSTDLEGLRVKMVDGEFPSDLYWPFLAPGFRR from the coding sequence GTGCAGATCTCCAGCATTCGAACACCCATAGTCCGACAGGGGGACAGCCTATCGGCTGTCATTTGCTCGGCACTTAGCGAGGACCAACGCGGACTTTCGCAAAGTCTTAACGGAAAAGTACTCGCTGTAACCTCCAAGATTGTCAGCGTTTGTGAGAATCAAATTGTGCGCCGACAAGACGTCACAAAAACCGAGCTCATTCGTCGCGAGGCAGATCGAGATCTCGGTGAGATTGGTTATGGTTCGCGACTGACTGTAAAAGAAAATCTTTTTTTGGCATCTGCAGGAATTGACGAGTCGAACTCAGAAACTGATGACTTCATTTGCCTTCCAGAGAACCCAACTGCAAGTGCTCACCGATTGTGGGATTCCGTGACAGAGCATTTTCAGTTGGATTCCTTTGGAATTATCATCACCGATTCGCGCACGTCGCCGCTTCGGCTTGGCACGACGGGAGTTTCTTTGTCGCATTGGGGCTTCAATGGACTGAAAGATCGAATCGGCCAACCGGATTTGTTTGGTCGCACACTTCAGCTAACGAAAGTTAACCTTGTGGACGCAATGGCGGCAGCGGCAGTTCTCATAATGGGCGAAGGCGACGAGCAGACGCCGATGGCCTTGATTTCATCTCTGCCCAAGGGGTTTGTGACCTTTCACGATTCGACAGATCTCGAAGGGCTTCGTGTTAAGATGGTGGATGGCGAGTTTCCATCTGATCTCTATTGGCCATTTTTGGCACCTGGGTTTCGGCGATAA
- a CDS encoding DoxX family membrane protein — protein MSKNAIQKVTLGCRLFLGLVFFVFGLNGFLNFIPVPPEMPEKAMKMMQAFMESGYFMQVVKGTEVIGGLMLLTGRFAPLGLIILAPVTVQIFLFHAFTTPGLQNLIMPLFMIMLHLGAAHLYRDRFIPLLKP, from the coding sequence ATGAGCAAAAATGCGATTCAAAAAGTGACTCTTGGATGCAGGTTGTTTTTAGGTTTAGTTTTTTTCGTGTTTGGCCTGAACGGTTTTTTAAACTTCATTCCTGTGCCGCCGGAAATGCCTGAAAAAGCGATGAAGATGATGCAGGCGTTCATGGAGTCGGGATATTTCATGCAAGTTGTAAAGGGCACTGAAGTCATTGGTGGTTTGATGCTTTTGACTGGCAGGTTTGCGCCGCTCGGTTTGATCATTCTTGCACCCGTCACCGTGCAAATCTTCTTATTCCATGCGTTCACGACGCCAGGTCTGCAGAATTTGATTATGCCTTTATTCATGATCATGCTGCACCTAGGTGCCGCTCATCTTTATCGGGATCGCTTCATTCCGCTTCTGAAACCTTAA
- a CDS encoding metallophosphoesterase, which translates to MVNQQTYSFRSIRSWGTVTVTLAVAFGFGLACSTSSQIAVAEDKLPGAQIQVGSSLSSTRLSLLGDSGRWNASTKKLKESMERVGVKSLVMPGDNLYSGTYDAAWGPWFKSGFDFPVVAIGNHNDGYQKEIQFFSMPGEIYAKTINGFLKFIVLNSDNRNNIDTQMDFLTKELAAATEPFVFVVYHHPTYTLTRDHTWPERREFHEAIRPVLAKHRQKITAVVLGHDHIASMGHFGDLPYILSGAGQNLRRGAPVDNVQVGVRVKSEWLKAEEEIWIELEASAQSPVVQLKAIRAEDDQVLCTAQMATGQQAGFAADCYAR; encoded by the coding sequence ATGGTTAATCAACAGACCTATTCTTTCCGATCGATTCGTTCATGGGGAACCGTCACTGTGACACTCGCTGTCGCATTTGGTTTTGGTTTAGCGTGTTCCACGTCCAGCCAGATTGCGGTAGCAGAAGACAAACTGCCAGGAGCACAAATCCAAGTAGGCTCGTCACTTTCGTCGACGAGGCTAAGCCTGTTGGGAGATTCAGGACGATGGAATGCCTCAACAAAAAAGTTAAAAGAATCAATGGAACGGGTAGGAGTAAAGAGCCTCGTCATGCCGGGAGACAATCTTTATAGCGGAACTTACGATGCCGCTTGGGGTCCTTGGTTTAAGTCCGGGTTTGATTTCCCGGTTGTTGCGATCGGCAATCACAACGATGGATATCAAAAGGAAATTCAGTTTTTTTCGATGCCAGGCGAAATCTATGCGAAAACGATTAATGGATTTTTGAAATTCATTGTTCTAAATTCTGACAATCGAAACAACATCGACACTCAAATGGACTTCCTAACGAAGGAACTCGCTGCCGCTACCGAGCCTTTTGTATTCGTTGTTTATCATCATCCAACGTACACTCTGACGAGGGACCATACTTGGCCTGAGCGTCGTGAATTTCACGAGGCAATAAGGCCGGTACTTGCGAAACATCGACAGAAAATTACAGCGGTCGTGTTAGGCCACGATCATATTGCTTCTATGGGCCACTTTGGTGATCTTCCCTACATTTTGAGTGGTGCCGGTCAAAATCTTCGTCGCGGAGCCCCGGTCGACAACGTGCAGGTTGGCGTGCGAGTGAAATCTGAGTGGCTTAAGGCGGAAGAAGAAATTTGGATTGAACTAGAGGCCTCTGCCCAAAGCCCCGTCGTTCAATTGAAGGCCATACGTGCAGAAGACGACCAAGTCTTGTGTACGGCTCAAATGGCTACAGGTCAGCAAGCGGGATTCGCCGCCGATTGCTATGCTCGGTAA